TATTATTTGTATAGTTAAAAATAGAAATGTGGCGCAAAATGTTATATAGTACACTATAGAATTAAGACTCAATACACCCATATTGAAAGACTCATATCTTTTTATCAAAGAAAACCATTGGAAACATTTTACTAAAAGTCCTTCATAAAGTGTTTTATCTTTAAAATAAATAAACACCATAGTTAAAATCCCAAAGATAGAGATACCCAAGGCTACATATTTATTTTTAATATTTCGGTAAACTAAAAAACTTATTATAAATACTAATATTGTAGCAAAAATCAAACCTGAATTTACACTTGTAGGTAGTGCACTGCTTATCCACTCAGCTATCCATATTATAAATAAAGCGCCAAAAGTACCTATAGCTGCAACTACTTGATTATCTGTTAAAGAAGAAATAAAAATACCTATGGATATAAAACTCATACCTATTAAAATAAAGCCTATATAAGCTCCTATAATTTCACCTGTAGGAATTTTTCCAAATTTACTAAGAATAATTGGAAACAAGAAGGTTACAACTACTGCCAATATAAATATGGATGAAGCCGCAAAAAATTTACCTAAAACTATATGCCATATTTTTAAGGGACTTGTTAAAAGTAACTGGTCAGTTTTTTCCTTAGTTTCACTACATATAGTCCTCATGGTTAAAATAGGCGTTAAAAATAAAAATATAAATACAAAGCTAAATAAGGTATCTGTGTAAAACCCATTTCCAGGCATTAGATTTGTTAAACTAAACAACGCCCCTGCAAGTAATAAAAATACAACTAGAAAGATATACCCTGCGGAAGAACGAAAATAAGATTTAACTTCCTTATTAAATATATTAATCATTTTTTATATCCTCACTTTCATTCTTTGTTACTTCTAGGAATATCTGCTCTAAGGATATATTGTCTGGTTTCATCATAAGAATAGGAACACTGGTATTTTTAAATGCATTAAATACATCCTCTCTTATGTCTTTATCCCTTTTAGCTCCTACATTTATATCTGTAGTGTTTATTTCCACAGTACCTATATTCTCTACGTTTTCTACATTTTCTAATGATTTTAATATTGCATTGCCTTCTTCAAAAGACCCTTTTATTCTTAATAAAATTTTACTGCTATAATTAAGCTGTCTAGATAGTTCTTCTGGAGTTCCTTCTGCTACTATTTCTCCATTATTTATAATTATAATTCTTTCACATACTGCACTTACTTCTGAAAGAATATGAGAACTTAAAATTATTGTATGATCCTCACCTAAGGTTTTTATCAAATTTCTTATTTCAATGATTTGCTTAGGGTCCAATCCCTCAGTAGGCTCGTCTAAAATAAGCACTTCTGGATTTCCTATTAAGGCTTGGGCTATACCTACTCTTTGCTTATATCCCTTAGACAGATTCTTAATCAATCTATCTTTTACTTCCATTAACTTTACCTTATTCATTGCATCTTTAACATGCTCTTTTATATTAGCTTTTGGAACTTTTTTAATGTTGCTTACAAAGTTCAAATATTCTTCTACAGTCATATCCGTATACAAAGGTGGTACCTCTGGAAGATATCCTATTTTCTTTTTTGACTCTAAGGGTTTTTCCAATATATCACATTCACCTATTTCTACACTTCCTTCCGTAGAGGACAAGTATCCTGTAATAATATTCATAGTAGTAGATTTCCCTGCTCCATTAGGTCCTAATAAGCCAAGTATTTCACCCTTTTTTACATGAAAACTCACATCCTTTAATGCCTTATGATTCCCATAACATTTAACTAAGTTATTCACTGAAATCAAACCTTATCACTCCTTTATTTTATTATGATATTTTATGATTATCCCACAAAAAGCATTACATTCCCTGAATTATGAAACTTTTCTGGAATGACTTGCATAAGAAGCAAAAGAACTGTTTAAATTTAATTTTAGAAATTCTTCTTTTAGACAGATAAAATTATCGTAAGCCTTAAAAGGACGCCAGGCTAGCGAACCTGAGGCAGGACGCTGAATGTGAGCGTTAGATAATTTTATATGGCTAAAAGATTAGAATTTCTTAAATTAAATTTATTGTTCCTAGCTCTTNGCTCTTATGCAAGTTATGGAGGAGAAATTTCATAATTCCATTACATTGTACCTTATTGTAGATTAATCATTTTATTACATTTTATTTATCTTGTTGGCCACTTTATATATGTTGTGTAGTAATATATGGTAAATTCTGTTTTACTGCATTCAACATTGTTCTTATTAGTTATGGTGATTATATACAAATTGCTAAATCAATCCGATTGTAGACATTTACCATTTTATGCTACACGACATTTATTAAATAGCCATCTTGTTATTTTTTATTTTCGCCTAAATAAAAAATAACAATTTTATATCTATGAAATTTAAATGGGTTACTAATAATAACATATAAAAAGAATATGAATTCTATATTAGCGTACTTTAAATAAACTGTAAAAAAATTGCACCCTCTTAGGATGCAATTTACGAAACACTTATTTTAATCTTATTTTTATTTCATATTTATTTTAAATTTATATTTATTTCAAATTTACTTTAATTTTAGGTTTATCGTTATTTTAACTTTATTCTTATTCCATTTTACTCTAATTTTAGGTTTATCATTATTTTAATTTTATTTTTATTCCATTTTACTCTTATTTTAGGTTTATACTCCATATTATTGGCTCTCTCTTCTTTATAGGGGTCCTTTTTATGCACCAATGTCCTATTATTTTTATATCATTACTTTGTTCTAATAATTTAAGTAAAGCTTGTCCGTAAGTGAGGTTCTCATCAAACTCTATAGGAGCTGATTCACAAAAACCCAACTGCTCAAATGCTGTGGAGGTCTTTCCACATAAGTGAATTATAGAGTTATTCAAAAATGGTTGCACTCTTTTTAATATATTAAGGCTAATTTTTCCGCTTACATCCTTATACATCTTAGGTCCAACTATATCCATAGCCCCTGCAGGATCAGCAAAAGATATAATATCTGCACCTTTTTTTATTCCTTCTAAAATATACTTTACAATACTATCTTCAATAATCTTTATAAAATTATCAACTATATCTCTATTCTTTCTTATACCTCTATAAAAAATCATAGGATCTACAAGAGAAGAAATTATTGTAAAAGGGCCTTCTACATTTAAACAAACTATTTCTCCCTGCTTTTTAATATCCTCAACTGCACACAATACTTCTTTTATTCTACCTTTATTTAAATCTATCCCTCTTATATGCTCTAATTCCTCAACACTACTGTAAACGTAACTTTCCACTCTTGGTCCTGTTTTTTCATCACCAAGCTTTATATTTGCTCCTATAGCCTCAGCTTCAACAGTAGCACAAAAAGGTATCCTGCATATACTATCTTTTCTATAATCTTTTAATTTTCTAGCCAAAAGACTTATATCTTCCTTATTTGTATGAGCTACTGGAAAACATATGCCATTTTCTTCAACTATATTTTTGGGTACTGCTTCAAAATTATCTCCAGCACACTTAAATGTAAATTTAGATTCTAAAATATCCTGTTTCAAAAACAAAAACCTTCTTTCCCATAATAGGTAAAAGGTAAGAGTTTCTTTAAAAAATTCAGCAAACCTGAATTTTCACCACAACTATTACCTATTACTTACTTATTACTTACAAATTAATTATAAAAAACTCCTTGAGTTTTATCCTTAACTCTTACTTCTTAGCTCTTACCTATTACCTATTACTTACTTCTTACTTATTACTTATTACCTATCACCTATTACTTACAAATTAATTATAAAAAACTCTTTGAGTTTTATCCTTAACTCTTACTTCTTAGCTCTTACCTATTACCTATTACTTACTTCTTACTTATTACTTATTACCTATCACCTATTACTTACAAATTAATTATAAAAAACTCTTTGAGTTTTATCCTTAACTCTTACTTCTTAGCTCTTACCTATTACCTATTACTTACTTCTTACTTATTACTTATTACCTATCACCTATTACTTACAAATTAATTATAAAAAACTCTTTGAGTTTTATCCTTAACTCTTACTTCTTAGCTCTTACCTATTACCTACTTCTTACCTGCAAATTTCAATTATAGTTAGTTTCTAAAAGATCTTTATTCTTCATTTAATATTTTTATTTTTTAACTGCGAAAGTTGAATGTATTATAAATTCTATAATCTTATTTTCCTAACATATTAGTATAATGATTAAACCACAAAAAGCATTACATTACCTGAATTATGAAATTTCTCTGGAATGACTTGCATAAGAAGCAAAGGAACTGTTTAAATTTAATTTTAGAAATTCTTCTTTTAGACAGATAAAATTATCGTAAGCCTGGCAAGGACGCCAGACTAGCGAACCTGAGGCAGGACGCTGAATGTGAGCGTTAGATAATTTTATATGGCTAAAAGATTAGAATTTCTTAAATTAAATTTATTGTTCCGAGCTCTTATGCAAGTCATGGAGGAGAAATTTCATAATTCCACTACATTGTACCTTATTGTGGGGTAATCGTATAATACTAAATTCTAAAACTTTAACTCCTTAACGAAATATTCCTGAAACTTTGGCTTTGTAGAAAGCTCCAAAACCTCTATATTAGATTTCACCGCTGTCATACTTCTAAGCATATTATCATTAATAAGTGCCAATCTAGCCCCTTCAATAGATGAATTGCCCACAAAAGTTATTTTACCTTTAAAATTCTTAGGTATAAGTGAGATATCCATAATACTTTCAGGATTTATATGATATCCAAAAGAGCCGGCAATTACAGCCTCTTCCACTTCATCTATAGAAACATTAATTTCATCTAAAAGCATTGTTACTCCTGTGGCAATTGCACCTTTTGCCAGTTGAATCTGTCTTATATCCTTTTGTGATATATAAATTTCTTCAGTTATATAGAATTTTTTATCTCTCAATCTGTGTTTAACTCTTTCATCCAAATTAGGATTAAACTTTCCACTGGAAAGTACAATTTTGTTTTTTACTAAGCTAGCTGCAATATCCATAAGTCCACTTCCACAGATACCCTTTACCGGAACGTTATCTATAGTTGTATAATTTATATTAAAATCTTTATCAATAGAAAAAGTATCTATCGCTCCTTCTTCTGCCCTACATCCGCAATCTATATTCATGCCTTCTAGGGCTGGTCCTGCTGCAGTAGAAGTAGCTGCTAATTTTCCCTTAGAAATTGCAACAATTTCTCCATTGGTACCTATATCAATAAAAATTGAAGAATGCTTTTTCTCATTAAATCCTACAGCTATAACCCCTGATATTATATCCGCACCAACATATCCCGATGCTGAAGGAAGAAGCGTTACAATTCCACCTGGATTTATGCTTATATTAATATCTTTACCTTTAAAATTAAGTTCATTTAAAAATACGGATCTATAAGGTGCCCTGGCTATAGATTTTGGATTTACACCTAAAAATAAATGAAGCATTGTTGTATTTGCAGCAATCATAATACGATATACATTATTTCCACTAAATTTTCCATCTAAAAGTTCACTTACCATACCATTAATTTTATTAACTATAGTATCTCTAAGTATTTCCGTTCCATTTTCATTGTTAATGCAGTAACTTATTCTTGTTAATACATCTCCACCATATTGAGTTTGAGGATTTAAAGAAGATACCTTATTTAATACTTCACCATCTTCTAAATTCACTAAATAAGCAGACATTCCTGTAGTTCCAATATCAATTGCCACTCCTAATATATCTCCAAAATATTTTCCAATATCTAAAAGATAATTATTACAAACAACACCTTGTATCTCTTCAGCATTTTCTTTCTCAAGCTGAGCAATCTTTTCATATATGTCCACAGAATTTATATCATAATCAATAAATTCAACATAAGGCGTAGAATTTTTCTTATCTTTCATAGGCAATTTTACTTTTTTAATTGAACTATCTATTTCTGCATCTACTGAATATCCTCTATTTATTGTTTTAAGAACCTTTTTAGAATTTAATAACTCTACCTCCACATCGCCTTTAACTCTAGCAAGACATGCCAATCTAATATTATCTTTTTCATGGGTAAATTTCTTTTCTTCAGCAGTAGGAGGATATAACTCCCCTACTACTTTAACCTTGCACTTACCGCACATGCCTATGCCGCTGCATGGAGTTTCAATATGGAGACCTGCCTTTCTTATGCAATCTGTTAACTTGGTTCCTTTCTCTACTTGAACTTCAATATTTTCATTTTTAAAAACCACTTTAACCATTACTCATATATCCCCTTCTTAACATACTCTGTCATAGCTTTCAAATTATCCACAGGCGTCCCCATACTTAATCCACAGGCAGGGGATACAATATCCGTTCCTGAATCTATACAATTTTTAGTTATAGATATTATTTTTTCCCTCTTTCCTGTATGAAGCAATTGCGTATTCACATTTCCCATAAGTCTTGTGCTTATTCTTCTTCTTGCATCTCTTAAATTTACTATAGAATCAAAGCTAATTGCATCTGCACCTATTAAATTAAGACTATCTATTATAGTCCTTGTATTACCACAGATA
The DNA window shown above is from Haloimpatiens massiliensis and carries:
- a CDS encoding ABC transporter permease, coding for MINIFNKEVKSYFRSSAGYIFLVVFLLLAGALFSLTNLMPGNGFYTDTLFSFVFIFLFLTPILTMRTICSETKEKTDQLLLTSPLKIWHIVLGKFFAASSIFILAVVVTFLFPIILSKFGKIPTGEIIGAYIGFILIGMSFISIGIFISSLTDNQVVAAIGTFGALFIIWIAEWISSALPTSVNSGLIFATILVFIISFLVYRNIKNKYVALGISIFGILTMVFIYFKDKTLYEGLLVKCFQWFSLIKRYESFNMGVLSLNSIVYYITFCATFLFLTIQIISRRRWN
- a CDS encoding ABC transporter ATP-binding protein; the protein is MNNLVKCYGNHKALKDVSFHVKKGEILGLLGPNGAGKSTTMNIITGYLSSTEGSVEIGECDILEKPLESKKKIGYLPEVPPLYTDMTVEEYLNFVSNIKKVPKANIKEHVKDAMNKVKLMEVKDRLIKNLSKGYKQRVGIAQALIGNPEVLILDEPTEGLDPKQIIEIRNLIKTLGEDHTIILSSHILSEVSAVCERIIIINNGEIVAEGTPEELSRQLNYSSKILLRIKGSFEEGNAILKSLENVENVENIGTVEINTTDINVGAKRDKDIREDVFNAFKNTSVPILMMKPDNISLEQIFLEVTKNESEDIKND
- a CDS encoding uroporphyrinogen decarboxylase family protein encodes the protein MKQDILESKFTFKCAGDNFEAVPKNIVEENGICFPVAHTNKEDISLLARKLKDYRKDSICRIPFCATVEAEAIGANIKLGDEKTGPRVESYVYSSVEELEHIRGIDLNKGRIKEVLCAVEDIKKQGEIVCLNVEGPFTIISSLVDPMIFYRGIRKNRDIVDNFIKIIEDSIVKYILEGIKKGADIISFADPAGAMDIVGPKMYKDVSGKISLNILKRVQPFLNNSIIHLCGKTSTAFEQLGFCESAPIEFDENLTYGQALLKLLEQSNDIKIIGHWCIKRTPIKKREPIIWSINLK
- a CDS encoding ASKHA domain-containing protein; this encodes MVKVVFKNENIEVQVEKGTKLTDCIRKAGLHIETPCSGIGMCGKCKVKVVGELYPPTAEEKKFTHEKDNIRLACLARVKGDVEVELLNSKKVLKTINRGYSVDAEIDSSIKKVKLPMKDKKNSTPYVEFIDYDINSVDIYEKIAQLEKENAEEIQGVVCNNYLLDIGKYFGDILGVAIDIGTTGMSAYLVNLEDGEVLNKVSSLNPQTQYGGDVLTRISYCINNENGTEILRDTIVNKINGMVSELLDGKFSGNNVYRIMIAANTTMLHLFLGVNPKSIARAPYRSVFLNELNFKGKDINISINPGGIVTLLPSASGYVGADIISGVIAVGFNEKKHSSIFIDIGTNGEIVAISKGKLAATSTAAGPALEGMNIDCGCRAEEGAIDTFSIDKDFNINYTTIDNVPVKGICGSGLMDIAASLVKNKIVLSSGKFNPNLDERVKHRLRDKKFYITEEIYISQKDIRQIQLAKGAIATGVTMLLDEINVSIDEVEEAVIAGSFGYHINPESIMDISLIPKNFKGKITFVGNSSIEGARLALINDNMLRSMTAVKSNIEVLELSTKPKFQEYFVKELKF